One Verrucomicrobiia bacterium DNA window includes the following coding sequences:
- a CDS encoding sigma-70 family RNA polymerase sigma factor, whose translation MNASGIGPAEFRTTHWSVVLQAGVGDAPRAADALERLCRAYWRPIYGYVRRRGYGPHEAEDMVQGFFEGLLRREGLRQVDPAKGRFRSFLLASVNHFLANEWDRSQRLKRGGGCEFVSIDAEEIEGEGLGELADEATPERDFERQWARTVLARVVDRLREDYTASGFGARFEGLREFLLGDPEGASYADAGRRLGMSVAAVTSAIHRLRVRYREVFRDEIAQTVADPDEVDEEIRHLARALAG comes from the coding sequence ATGAATGCCTCCGGCATCGGCCCGGCCGAATTTCGAACCACGCATTGGTCGGTCGTGCTGCAGGCGGGCGTGGGGGATGCACCGCGGGCTGCCGACGCGCTGGAACGGTTGTGCCGGGCGTACTGGCGGCCGATCTACGGCTACGTGCGGCGCCGGGGGTATGGTCCGCATGAGGCCGAGGACATGGTCCAGGGGTTCTTCGAGGGACTGCTGCGCCGGGAGGGGCTCCGCCAGGTGGACCCCGCGAAGGGACGGTTTCGATCCTTCCTGCTCGCCTCGGTCAACCATTTCCTGGCCAATGAATGGGATCGCAGCCAGCGGTTGAAGCGGGGGGGAGGTTGCGAGTTTGTGTCCATCGATGCGGAGGAGATCGAGGGGGAAGGGTTGGGGGAACTGGCGGATGAGGCCACGCCGGAGCGGGACTTCGAGCGGCAGTGGGCGCGGACGGTGCTGGCCCGGGTGGTGGACCGGCTGCGCGAGGACTACACGGCCTCCGGCTTCGGGGCGCGCTTCGAAGGTCTCAGGGAATTCCTGCTCGGGGACCCGGAAGGGGCCAGCTATGCGGATGCGGGCCGGCGTCTCGGGATGAGCGTGGCGGCGGTGACCTCGGCCATCCATCGCCTGCGGGTCCGGTATCGTGAGGTGTTCCGGGATGAAATCGCCCAGACGGTGGCGGACCCGGACGAGGTGGACGAGGAGATCCGGCATCTGGCGCGGGCGCTGGCGGGCTGA
- a CDS encoding M20/M25/M40 family metallo-hydrolase codes for MDNELREWRGRIERRLPGMLELLRSWVGVNSHTSNRAGVARLGRLTAEAFRPLGFEADFVPHADPALGDHLVLTRRGRSDRTVALVSHLDTVFEEDEEERNGFRWQVEGDRAYGPGTIDIKGGSAMMHLVLSALAEGDPEAFEAVTWVAMWDASEETLSEHFAEVSQARLDPDRTCAALVFEAEGRPNGRPSLVVARKGRATVRMTVEGRGAHAGVRHADGANAITQLGRLVDRIAGLTDYGRELTVNVGRVEGGGAVNRVPHWAEAEVELRAFRPDVLRAGIEALRRMAGEGDVASVSDGHRCRVRMEVLTENPPWPRNDGTEGLFTIWNSVAMGLGAGLDRQERGGLSDGNWLCGRVPTLDGLGPYGEHDHCSERSADGSKVPEYLHLPSVAPKALLNVLALRRLIRG; via the coding sequence ATGGACAACGAATTGCGTGAGTGGCGGGGACGGATCGAGCGACGTCTGCCAGGGATGCTGGAATTGCTTCGATCCTGGGTGGGGGTGAACAGCCACACATCGAACCGGGCCGGGGTGGCGCGGCTGGGGCGGTTGACGGCGGAGGCGTTCCGGCCGCTGGGGTTCGAGGCGGATTTCGTGCCGCACGCGGATCCGGCGTTGGGCGATCATCTGGTGCTGACGCGACGCGGGCGGAGCGACCGGACGGTGGCGCTGGTGTCGCATCTCGACACGGTCTTCGAGGAGGACGAGGAGGAGCGGAACGGGTTCCGGTGGCAGGTGGAAGGGGACCGGGCCTATGGACCGGGGACGATCGACATCAAGGGGGGGTCGGCGATGATGCACCTGGTGCTGAGCGCGCTGGCGGAGGGTGACCCGGAGGCGTTCGAGGCGGTGACCTGGGTGGCGATGTGGGATGCCTCGGAGGAGACGCTTTCCGAACATTTCGCCGAGGTCAGCCAGGCGCGACTGGACCCGGACCGGACCTGCGCGGCGCTGGTGTTCGAGGCGGAGGGTCGGCCGAACGGGCGCCCGTCGCTGGTGGTGGCCCGGAAGGGACGTGCGACGGTGCGGATGACGGTCGAGGGGCGGGGGGCGCACGCGGGGGTCCGGCATGCAGACGGGGCGAACGCGATCACGCAGTTGGGCCGGCTGGTGGACCGGATCGCGGGCCTCACGGATTACGGGAGGGAACTGACGGTCAATGTCGGAAGGGTGGAGGGCGGAGGGGCGGTGAACCGGGTGCCGCATTGGGCGGAGGCGGAGGTCGAGTTGCGGGCGTTCCGTCCGGACGTGTTGAGGGCGGGGATCGAGGCGTTGCGGAGGATGGCGGGCGAAGGCGACGTGGCGAGCGTCTCGGACGGACACCGCTGCCGGGTGCGGATGGAGGTGCTGACGGAGAACCCGCCCTGGCCGAGGAACGACGGGACGGAAGGGCTGTTCACGATCTGGAACTCGGTGGCGATGGGATTGGGGGCGGGGTTGGACCGTCAGGAACGCGGGGGATTGAGCGACGGAAACTGGCTCTGCGGACGGGTGCCGACCCTGGACGGTCTGGGCCCGTACGGGGAGCATGACCACTGTTCCGAGCGAAGCGCGGACGGCTCGAAGGTTCCCGAGTATCTGCATCTGCCTTCGGTGGCGCCCAAGGCGCTGCTGAACGTGCTCGCGTTGCGCCGGTTGATCCGGGGATAG